From BD1-7 clade bacterium, one genomic window encodes:
- a CDS encoding putative protein, producing MEKLTISVALTTYNGMPYLKQQLQSIENQSLRPDEIVIHDDISSDKTYEFLTEFCAQSTLNIKLKKNHENIGYNLNFSKTLKECSGEFIFICDQDDIWHSNKISFVMDFFKKNPSTDLVIHDLEICDGSMNLINERKIERIKSIADPMDCYCTGMATAIRKNFLDLCIEDYDPKINYDNWLHSCATLLGTKKIIDTPLANYRRHSSAATSKTLVNSPKKNSKLKTMLYTAQGSTSEYLDYEIAKTDKLLAWANKIMPYLSDNKNYKSTLKHSSIDSVKKKSLRFKRRKEVIESKGLTRLSRAIQVYCSGGYQEFNGLKSCIKDIIIAN from the coding sequence ATGGAAAAATTAACGATCTCGGTCGCTCTTACAACATACAATGGAATGCCTTATCTCAAACAGCAGCTTCAAAGCATAGAAAATCAATCCTTACGGCCAGATGAAATAGTTATCCATGACGATATATCAAGTGATAAAACCTACGAGTTCCTAACGGAATTTTGCGCACAGAGCACGCTAAATATAAAACTAAAAAAAAATCATGAAAATATTGGCTACAACCTGAATTTCTCAAAAACACTGAAAGAGTGTTCAGGAGAATTTATTTTCATCTGTGATCAAGATGATATTTGGCACAGCAACAAAATCTCATTTGTCATGGATTTTTTTAAAAAAAATCCATCTACAGATTTAGTTATCCATGACTTGGAAATATGCGACGGATCAATGAACTTGATCAACGAGCGTAAAATCGAACGAATAAAATCAATTGCTGATCCAATGGATTGTTACTGTACTGGAATGGCAACAGCTATACGTAAAAATTTTTTAGACCTGTGTATTGAGGACTATGACCCTAAAATAAACTATGACAATTGGCTTCACAGCTGCGCAACCCTTTTGGGCACAAAAAAAATCATAGATACCCCCTTAGCAAATTACCGGCGTCATTCAAGCGCTGCCACTAGCAAAACCCTGGTTAACTCCCCAAAGAAGAATAGCAAACTGAAAACAATGCTCTATACGGCCCAAGGGTCGACATCAGAATATCTGGACTATGAAATAGCAAAAACGGATAAATTGCTCGCTTGGGCAAATAAAATAATGCCCTACCTGTCTGATAACAAAAACTACAAGAGCACCTTAAAGCACTCATCAATAGACAGTGTAAAGAAAAAATCACTTCGCTTTAAACGTCGAAAAGAAGTTATTGAATCAAAGGGGCTTACTAGATTGTCTAGAGCCATTCAAGTGTATTGTTCTGGCGGCTATCAAGAGTTCAATGGATTAAAGAGCTGTATTAAAGACATTATAATTGCGAATTAG